A genomic segment from Acuticoccus sediminis encodes:
- the pgi gene encoding glucose-6-phosphate isomerase, whose translation MPMSDALTDHLKSLDGFHLRDAFASDPGRAGRFSLEEGDLLLDYSKNIVTAETMRLLMERARAAGLEAMRDAMFAGEPINLTEGRAVLHVALRDPGPFQVAGKDVTGEVKEVLDRVVAFADGVRGGTIAAADGAPFSDVVNIGIGGSDLGPRMAVRALSPYREGGPKVHFVANVDGADIADTLAGLNPARTLFLIASKTFTTQETMTNAATARQWIVDNLGEDAVGAHFAAISTALDKVAEFGIGEDRVFGFWDWVGGRYSVWSAIGLSVAIAIGGTNFRQFLAGGAAADEHFRTRPLEENIPVVMGLLGDWYRTYLGYGAYAILPYDQRLIEFAAHLQQVDMESNGKRVHRDGSPVTSPTGPVIFGEPGTNGQHAFYQLLHQGTDVVPVDILVAAQPHEALSDHHAKLVANALAQTQALMRGRTLEEAREQLLAKGMDAAEADRLAPHRVFPGNRPSNTIAYRTLDPFTLGRLLAFYEHKVFVQGVLWDINSFDQWGVELGKELAGVLLPAVKGETSPELDGSTARLLAHLRAV comes from the coding sequence ATGCCCATGTCCGATGCTCTCACCGACCATCTGAAGAGCCTCGACGGGTTCCACCTGCGCGACGCCTTCGCCAGCGACCCCGGCCGTGCGGGCCGCTTCTCCCTCGAGGAGGGGGACCTCCTCCTCGACTACTCGAAGAACATCGTCACCGCCGAGACGATGCGCCTCCTGATGGAGCGCGCCCGGGCCGCCGGTCTCGAGGCAATGCGCGACGCGATGTTCGCGGGCGAGCCCATCAACCTCACCGAGGGCCGCGCCGTCCTGCACGTGGCGCTGCGCGATCCCGGACCGTTTCAGGTCGCCGGCAAGGACGTCACCGGCGAGGTGAAGGAGGTCCTGGACCGCGTCGTCGCGTTCGCCGACGGGGTGCGCGGCGGGACCATAGCCGCCGCCGACGGCGCACCGTTCAGCGACGTCGTCAACATCGGCATCGGCGGATCGGACCTCGGCCCCCGCATGGCGGTGCGCGCCCTCTCCCCCTACCGGGAGGGCGGGCCGAAGGTGCATTTCGTCGCCAACGTCGACGGGGCGGACATCGCCGACACGCTCGCCGGCCTCAACCCGGCGCGCACGCTCTTCCTCATCGCCTCCAAGACGTTCACGACGCAGGAGACGATGACCAACGCGGCCACCGCGCGGCAGTGGATCGTCGACAACCTCGGCGAGGACGCCGTCGGCGCCCACTTCGCGGCGATCTCCACCGCCCTCGACAAGGTGGCCGAGTTCGGCATCGGCGAGGACCGCGTGTTCGGCTTCTGGGACTGGGTCGGCGGGCGATACTCGGTGTGGTCCGCCATCGGCCTCTCCGTCGCCATCGCGATCGGCGGCACCAACTTCCGCCAGTTCCTCGCCGGCGGCGCCGCGGCTGACGAGCACTTCCGCACCCGCCCGCTGGAGGAGAACATCCCCGTCGTCATGGGCCTCCTCGGCGACTGGTACCGCACCTACCTCGGCTACGGCGCCTACGCGATCCTGCCCTACGACCAGCGCCTCATCGAGTTCGCCGCGCACCTGCAGCAGGTGGACATGGAATCGAACGGCAAGCGCGTTCACCGCGACGGCTCGCCGGTGACGAGCCCCACCGGCCCGGTGATCTTCGGCGAGCCGGGCACCAACGGGCAGCACGCCTTCTACCAGCTCCTCCACCAGGGCACCGACGTCGTCCCGGTGGACATCCTCGTCGCCGCGCAGCCGCACGAGGCGCTGTCCGACCATCACGCCAAGCTCGTCGCCAACGCGCTGGCGCAGACGCAGGCCCTGATGCGCGGCCGCACCCTCGAGGAGGCGCGCGAGCAGCTCCTCGCCAAGGGGATGGACGCCGCCGAGGCGGACCGCCTCGCGCCGCACCGGGTGTTCCCCGGCAACCGCCCGTCCAACACCATCGCCTACAGGACACTGGACCCGTTCACGCTCGGGCGGCTCCTCGCCTTCTACGAGCACAAGGTCTTCGTGCAGGGCGTCCTGTGGGACATCAACTCGTTCGACCAGTGGGGCGTGGAGCTCGGCAAGGAGCTGGCCGGCGTACTGCTCCCGGCGGTCAAGGGCGAGACGAGCCCGGAGCTCGACGGCTCCACGGCCCGGCTCCTCGCCCACCTTCGCGCGGTCTGA
- a CDS encoding xanthine dehydrogenase family protein molybdopterin-binding subunit, with translation MNDMTMAKFGMGASALRVEDQALITGHGRYTADVTPEGTLYGVVLRSPIAAGTFTINDVDAAKSAPGVRLVMTYADLADTMAPLPCRAAYKQEDGTPTAVYPRYVLAKDEVRHIGDPVALIVADSVAAANDAAEMIDIEWNATDSVTDAAAALEDGAPLVWPDHGSNLAFRYGVGNSEGTEEAFARATRFAKLELRNNRLVTNYMETRGALGEFDPATGRYTLTAGTQGGHGMRGVLAEILKTDEANIRVVTPDVGGGFGTKIFVYPEYPAVMYAAKLLGGTPVKWICGRSEAYMSDSQGRDNVTTAEIAMDDDGKFLALRVDLKANMGGYLAQFAPHIPFVGSSMAPGVYAFPVMYVAVKGVYTHTVPTDAYRGAGRPEAAYTVERLVDEAARIMGLTPEEIRRRNFIKPEEMPFKTAAGRTYDTGEFDGHMSRAMEVIDWAGFSGRKAESEARGAIRGIGMATYIEACAFPGSERAEIELAPDGKMTLLIGTQTNGQGHATSYTQIIADRLGVDPADITVIQGDTDRVKTGGGTGGSRSIPLGLPSVDVASVEMSTKLKELASDRLEASADDLEFDAGSVRIVGTDRSVTFAELAASAGGLTSEGRVQQDEPTFPNGTHICELEIDKATGKVTLLRYVIVDDFGATVNPMLLQGQVHGGIVQGIGQALYERTVYDDEGQLLSASLLDYCVPRADDVPFFHFETRNVPSKHNAMGIKGAGEAGTIGAAPAVMNAVCNALWTNCGVPHVDMPATPDVLWRLISEAETKAA, from the coding sequence ATGAACGATATGACGATGGCGAAGTTCGGGATGGGTGCGTCCGCCCTGCGTGTGGAGGATCAGGCCCTCATCACGGGCCATGGCCGCTACACCGCCGACGTAACCCCGGAGGGGACGCTCTACGGCGTGGTCCTGCGCTCCCCCATCGCCGCCGGCACCTTCACGATCAACGACGTCGACGCCGCGAAGTCCGCCCCCGGCGTGCGCCTCGTCATGACCTACGCCGACCTCGCCGATACCATGGCCCCGCTGCCCTGCCGCGCGGCCTACAAGCAGGAAGACGGCACGCCGACCGCGGTCTACCCGCGCTACGTGCTCGCCAAGGACGAGGTGCGCCACATCGGCGACCCGGTCGCGCTCATCGTCGCCGACAGCGTCGCTGCCGCCAACGACGCGGCCGAGATGATCGACATCGAGTGGAACGCGACCGACAGCGTCACCGACGCCGCCGCGGCGCTCGAGGACGGCGCACCGTTGGTCTGGCCGGACCACGGCTCGAACCTCGCCTTCCGCTACGGCGTCGGCAACAGCGAGGGCACCGAGGAAGCCTTCGCCAGGGCCACCCGCTTCGCCAAGCTGGAGCTGCGCAACAACCGCCTCGTCACCAACTACATGGAGACGCGCGGCGCGCTCGGTGAGTTCGATCCGGCGACCGGCCGCTACACGCTCACCGCCGGCACCCAGGGCGGCCACGGCATGCGCGGCGTCCTCGCCGAGATCCTGAAGACGGACGAGGCCAACATCCGCGTCGTCACGCCGGACGTCGGCGGCGGCTTCGGCACGAAGATCTTCGTCTACCCCGAGTACCCGGCCGTGATGTATGCGGCGAAGCTCCTCGGCGGGACGCCGGTGAAGTGGATCTGCGGGCGCTCGGAAGCCTACATGTCCGACAGCCAGGGCCGCGACAACGTCACCACCGCCGAGATCGCGATGGACGACGACGGCAAGTTCCTCGCCCTGCGCGTCGACCTCAAGGCCAACATGGGCGGTTACCTGGCCCAGTTCGCGCCGCACATTCCGTTCGTCGGCTCCTCGATGGCGCCCGGCGTCTACGCCTTCCCGGTGATGTATGTCGCGGTGAAGGGCGTCTACACCCACACGGTGCCGACCGACGCCTACCGCGGCGCGGGCCGTCCGGAGGCCGCCTACACGGTGGAGCGTCTCGTCGACGAGGCGGCGCGCATCATGGGCCTCACCCCGGAGGAGATCCGCCGGCGCAACTTCATCAAGCCGGAGGAGATGCCCTTCAAGACCGCCGCGGGCCGCACCTACGACACCGGCGAGTTCGACGGACACATGTCCCGCGCGATGGAGGTCATCGACTGGGCCGGCTTCTCCGGCCGCAAGGCCGAGAGCGAGGCACGCGGCGCGATCCGCGGCATCGGCATGGCCACCTACATCGAGGCCTGTGCCTTCCCGGGTTCCGAGCGGGCCGAGATCGAGCTCGCCCCCGACGGCAAGATGACGCTCCTCATCGGCACACAGACCAACGGTCAGGGCCACGCGACGTCCTACACGCAGATCATCGCCGACCGTCTCGGCGTCGACCCGGCCGACATCACCGTCATCCAGGGCGACACCGACCGGGTGAAGACCGGCGGCGGCACGGGCGGCTCGCGCTCCATCCCGCTCGGCCTTCCCTCGGTGGACGTCGCGTCGGTGGAGATGTCGACCAAGCTGAAGGAACTCGCCTCCGACAGGCTCGAGGCTTCCGCCGACGACCTGGAGTTCGACGCCGGGTCCGTGCGCATCGTCGGCACCGACCGCTCGGTGACCTTCGCCGAGCTCGCCGCCTCGGCGGGCGGCCTCACCAGCGAGGGCCGCGTCCAGCAGGACGAGCCGACCTTCCCGAACGGCACGCACATCTGCGAGCTCGAGATCGACAAGGCGACGGGCAAGGTGACGCTGCTGCGGTACGTCATCGTCGACGACTTCGGCGCGACGGTGAACCCGATGCTGCTGCAGGGCCAGGTCCACGGCGGTATCGTTCAGGGCATCGGCCAGGCGCTCTACGAGCGGACGGTCTATGACGACGAGGGCCAGCTCCTCTCGGCCTCGCTGCTCGACTACTGCGTGCCGCGCGCCGACGACGTGCCGTTCTTCCACTTCGAGACGCGCAACGTGCCGTCCAAGCACAACGCGATGGGGATCAAGGGCGCGGGTGAAGCCGGTACCATCGGCGCCGCTCCGGCCGTGATGAACGCCGTCTGCAACGCGCTGTGGACGAACTGCGGCGTGCCGCACGTCGACATGCCGGCGACCCCGGACGTCCTGTGGCGCCTCATCTCCGAGGCCGAAACCAAGGCGGCGTAA
- a CDS encoding OmpA family protein, with protein MHASVLALAATLLAAPSGTGPALLRGDPGGAAAVLTVQFGDSPQEQRRKAIEQRRREIDRLRHAAEREREERRRQRLEAMRGSQEAGGAAWKADGQVQGSVAGGTGAYHAESFAGGGEGAPRDSFGRRHLAYQLAADPDGDRRARRLATAYAPARSALTRHLLSRGRRGDTQAAQLAREYNQRSWERQETKRAEQAPTGELGPLGKLRWGDLVRRDNEYSIFQTNDLHRLVANRDDTDRFRWNALSLQEYTFDNGWTESVASRRDGSTVRTLRDAEDVPIRRTRTDANGDEVTLFNNLPSWWQEKSRIDVNIGAEGFDTGIGGQVIDGAVSSLDELYRAATAEPLGNPRRSFTLNQLLVNEGLRGLMPGIDVDTINFETNSAVVSEDEMAVLELIGAAISAAVAANPREVFLIEGHTDAKGDDLDNMELSDRRAEAVAMLLTEAFNIPPENFVTHGYGEEFLKVETQDEERRNRRVTIRRITPLLTEGTELSPMATAPDS; from the coding sequence GTGCACGCATCCGTCCTCGCCCTCGCGGCGACGCTTCTCGCCGCGCCGTCCGGCACCGGCCCCGCGCTCCTTCGTGGCGATCCGGGCGGGGCGGCGGCCGTGCTGACGGTCCAGTTCGGCGACAGCCCGCAGGAGCAGCGGCGCAAGGCGATCGAGCAGCGCCGCCGCGAGATCGACCGACTGCGCCACGCCGCCGAGCGCGAGCGGGAGGAGCGCCGCCGCCAGCGGCTCGAGGCGATGCGCGGCTCGCAGGAGGCCGGCGGCGCCGCGTGGAAGGCCGACGGACAGGTTCAGGGGAGCGTTGCCGGCGGAACCGGCGCCTACCATGCCGAGTCTTTTGCGGGCGGCGGGGAGGGCGCGCCGCGTGACAGCTTCGGCCGCCGCCACCTGGCATACCAGCTCGCGGCGGATCCGGACGGCGACCGGCGGGCGCGCCGCCTCGCGACGGCCTACGCCCCGGCCCGATCGGCCCTGACGCGGCACCTCCTGTCCCGGGGGCGGCGAGGCGACACGCAGGCCGCCCAGCTCGCCCGCGAGTACAATCAGCGCAGCTGGGAGCGTCAGGAGACCAAGCGGGCCGAGCAGGCGCCCACCGGCGAGCTGGGCCCCCTCGGCAAGCTGCGCTGGGGCGACCTCGTCCGCCGCGACAATGAATATTCCATCTTCCAGACCAACGACCTGCACCGGCTGGTCGCGAACCGGGACGACACCGACCGCTTCCGCTGGAACGCGCTCTCCCTGCAGGAATACACCTTCGACAACGGCTGGACGGAGTCGGTGGCGTCCCGCCGGGACGGCAGCACCGTGCGAACGCTGCGCGACGCCGAGGACGTCCCCATCCGCCGCACCCGGACCGACGCGAACGGCGACGAGGTGACGCTCTTCAACAACCTGCCGTCCTGGTGGCAGGAAAAGTCGAGGATCGACGTGAACATCGGGGCGGAGGGCTTCGACACCGGGATCGGCGGCCAGGTCATCGACGGCGCCGTCTCGTCGCTGGACGAACTCTACAGGGCTGCGACGGCCGAGCCGCTCGGCAACCCGCGCCGGTCGTTCACGCTGAACCAGCTCCTCGTCAACGAGGGCCTGCGGGGGCTGATGCCGGGGATCGACGTCGACACGATCAACTTCGAGACGAACTCGGCGGTCGTGTCGGAGGACGAGATGGCGGTGCTGGAGCTGATCGGCGCGGCGATCTCGGCGGCGGTGGCGGCCAACCCGCGCGAGGTCTTCCTCATCGAGGGCCACACGGACGCGAAGGGCGACGACCTCGACAACATGGAGCTGAGCGACCGGCGGGCCGAGGCTGTGGCGATGCTGCTCACCGAGGCCTTCAACATTCCGCCGGAGAACTTCGTCACCCACGGCTACGGCGAGGAGTTCCTGAAGGTGGAGACGCAGGACGAGGAGCGCCGCAACCGACGCGTCACCATCCGCCGCATCACGCCGCTCCTGACCGAGGGGACGGAACTCTCCCCGATGGCGACGGCGCCGGACAGCTAG
- a CDS encoding DUF1489 family protein — protein sequence MTVHLLKLCVGVTSIDELRQSAERRGGADPSGAMRITTRMAPKRADEVLDEGSLYWVIKGSVQARQRVVGIEPFTDGAGVGRVHILLEPDVVAVRPRPCRAFQGWRYLRADEAPADFSLAAVDEAMPAAMRRDLLELCLI from the coding sequence ATGACGGTGCATCTTCTCAAGCTCTGTGTCGGCGTGACCTCCATCGACGAGCTTCGGCAGTCGGCGGAGCGGCGTGGTGGTGCCGATCCCTCCGGGGCCATGCGAATCACCACGCGAATGGCGCCCAAGCGCGCCGACGAGGTGCTCGACGAGGGAAGCCTCTACTGGGTCATCAAGGGCAGCGTGCAGGCGCGCCAGCGGGTCGTCGGCATCGAGCCGTTCACCGACGGCGCCGGCGTCGGCCGGGTCCATATCTTGCTGGAGCCGGACGTCGTCGCCGTGCGGCCGCGCCCGTGCCGTGCGTTCCAGGGGTGGCGGTACCTGCGCGCCGACGAGGCGCCGGCGGACTTCTCCCTCGCCGCCGTGGACGAGGCGATGCCCGCCGCCATGCGCCGCGATCTCCTGGAACTCTGCCTGATCTGA
- a CDS encoding glycosyltransferase family 4 protein, whose product MTKLALVTDAWHPQVNGVVRTLDTTRQELEKLGIEVYMVTPQEYRTVPMPTYPEIRLAVTPPWRVSRVIDDIQPDYVHIATEGPLGMIARRWCRKNDIGYTTSYHTRFPEYVRARAPVPLSWSYAFVRSFHNAGVCCMVSNTTLERELAARGFRRLVRWVRGVDTVTFNPDVPPALPDLPKPVFLYVGRVSVEKNIDAFLKLDLPGTKLVVGDGPALPDLKARYPEAVFTGNRLGEELTAHYTSADVFVFPSLTDTWGLVQMEALACGVPVAAFPTMGPLDVIADSQTGALNWDLRQACLDALDIPRDRCRAYAEEFSWESSVKQFWENLQKANDLAIANSN is encoded by the coding sequence ATGACCAAGCTCGCCCTCGTGACGGATGCCTGGCATCCGCAGGTGAACGGCGTGGTCCGCACGCTCGACACCACCCGCCAGGAGCTCGAGAAGCTCGGCATCGAGGTGTACATGGTCACGCCGCAGGAGTACCGGACGGTCCCGATGCCGACCTATCCGGAAATCCGCCTCGCGGTGACGCCGCCGTGGCGCGTGTCCCGGGTGATCGACGACATCCAGCCGGACTACGTGCACATCGCCACCGAAGGCCCGCTCGGGATGATCGCGCGGCGGTGGTGCCGCAAGAACGACATCGGCTACACCACGAGCTACCACACGCGCTTTCCGGAGTACGTCCGGGCGCGTGCGCCGGTGCCGCTCTCCTGGTCCTACGCCTTCGTGCGCTCGTTCCACAACGCGGGCGTGTGCTGCATGGTGTCCAACACGACGCTGGAGCGCGAGCTCGCGGCGCGCGGCTTCCGCCGGCTGGTCCGCTGGGTGCGCGGCGTCGACACCGTCACCTTCAACCCGGACGTGCCGCCGGCGCTGCCGGACCTGCCGAAGCCGGTCTTCCTCTACGTCGGCCGCGTGTCGGTGGAGAAGAACATCGACGCCTTCCTCAAGCTCGACCTGCCGGGCACCAAGCTGGTGGTCGGCGACGGGCCGGCGCTGCCCGACCTCAAGGCGCGCTATCCCGAGGCGGTCTTCACCGGCAACCGGCTGGGCGAGGAGCTGACCGCGCACTACACTTCGGCCGACGTCTTCGTCTTCCCGAGCCTCACCGACACCTGGGGCCTCGTCCAGATGGAGGCGCTCGCCTGCGGCGTCCCGGTGGCCGCCTTCCCCACCATGGGGCCGCTCGACGTCATCGCCGATTCGCAGACGGGCGCCCTCAACTGGGACCTGCGGCAGGCCTGCCTCGACGCGCTGGACATCCCGCGCGACCGCTGCCGCGCCTACGCCGAGGAGTTCTCGTGGGAGTCGAGCGTCAAGCAGTTCTGGGAAAACCTCCAGAAGGCCAACGACCTGGCAATCGCCAACAGCAACTAA
- a CDS encoding UDP-2,3-diacylglucosamine diphosphatase, translating to MGSEDEPDVRKFRTLFLSDIHLGTRGCQAELLLDFLRHHDAEKIYLVGDIIDGWRLKKTWYWPQTHNDVVQKILRKGRKGADIVYLPGNHDEFLRDYVGTHFGGVEVVDSAIHTTADGKKLLIIHGDQFDVVVRHAKWLALLGDWAYVTTLATNTWINIVRRKLGLTYWSLSAWAKLKVKNAVSFIGKFEEALSTEAKRRGADGVVCGHIHHATMHDMHGTRYINTGDWVESCTAVAEHEDGTFELIRWTRLAERQPSRPDIAAASRSQAA from the coding sequence ATGGGCTCCGAGGACGAACCGGATGTGCGCAAGTTCCGCACGCTCTTCCTTTCCGACATCCATCTCGGAACGCGGGGTTGTCAGGCCGAGCTCTTGTTGGACTTCCTGCGTCACCACGATGCGGAAAAGATCTACCTCGTCGGCGACATCATCGACGGCTGGCGGCTGAAGAAGACCTGGTACTGGCCGCAGACGCACAACGACGTCGTCCAGAAGATCCTGCGCAAGGGCCGCAAGGGCGCGGACATCGTCTACCTGCCCGGAAACCATGACGAATTCCTGCGGGACTATGTCGGCACGCACTTCGGCGGCGTCGAGGTCGTCGACTCCGCAATCCACACCACGGCGGACGGGAAGAAACTTCTCATCATTCACGGCGACCAGTTCGACGTCGTCGTGCGTCATGCGAAGTGGCTGGCCCTCCTCGGCGACTGGGCCTACGTCACGACGCTCGCCACCAACACCTGGATCAACATCGTGCGCCGCAAGCTCGGCCTCACCTACTGGTCGCTGTCGGCCTGGGCGAAGCTGAAGGTGAAAAACGCCGTCTCCTTCATCGGCAAGTTCGAGGAGGCGCTGTCGACCGAGGCCAAGCGTCGCGGTGCCGACGGTGTCGTGTGCGGCCACATTCACCATGCGACGATGCACGACATGCACGGTACGCGCTATATCAACACCGGAGACTGGGTGGAGAGCTGCACCGCCGTGGCCGAGCACGAGGACGGCACCTTCGAGCTGATCCGCTGGACCCGTCTCGCCGAGCGGCAGCCGAGCCGACCCGACATCGCGGCAGCGTCGCGCTCGCAGGCCGCATGA